Part of the Limihaloglobus sulfuriphilus genome is shown below.
CCTGGTGCCGTGAATGCACTTGCGGACAAGAGGGAAGTCCGTAACCTGACGGCAGGGGACAGGGCGTAGAAAAAAATATTGTTGAATAATAAAACTTGTAATAACAGGTGATTATATTATAATTGTGTTTTGATGAGGCAAAAACAGGTCTATATACAGCCTGAATCGGCGAATTTCATTTTTTAGTCAATTTGTTTTTGCGTAAAGTTTTATGTTTATTTTAAGGTAATATATGCCGTTTAAATCTTTAGGTCTTTCAGACCCGCTTGTACGGGGAATCCTGGCTACAGGTTACTCCGCCCCCACCAAAATACAATCCGAAGCAATTCCCGCCGCACTTGAAGGCCGCGATTTGATTGCATGTGCACAGACCGGAACCGGCAAAACCGCGGCGTTTGTACTGCCGATACTTCACCGTCTGGAATTAATGGACCCGCCTGCAAAACACCGCAACCCAAAGGCACTTATACTCACCCCGACACGTGAGCTGGCCCTGCAGATTGAGGGCTGCATACAGGATTACGGCCGTTATCTGGATATCCGTGCACTTACCGTTTACGGCGGTTCCAAGATGGGCAGCCAGCTTCAGGCACTGAAGCGGGGGATAGATATACTTGTTGCTACGCCTGGCAGGCTGCTTGACCATATGGACCGCAAGAGTGTCAGTCTCTCAGATGTAGAGGTGCTTGTGCTTGATGAGGCGGACCGTATGTTTGATATGGGTTTTATAAAAGACGTCCAGAAAATAGTCCGCAGCGTTCCAAAGAGCCGCCAGACTCTTCTTTTTTCCGCTACGATATCTGATGATATTGACCGGCTCGCCGGCGGAATCCAGAAGGATCCGCTGACCATAGTTGTCGGCAAGAAAAGAAACCCCATCGAGACGATCAACCAGAGGGTGTATTTTGTCCGTAAGCAGCTTAAACCTGTGCTTTTAAAGCATATGCTCAACACAGAAAAGATGGAAACAGTTCTTATCTTCTCGCGTACCAAGCATGGCGCAGACCGAATAACACGCAACCTGCAGCGAGAGGGCTTTAACACCATCGCGATACACTCCAACCGCACACAATCCCAGCGGCTCAAAGCGCTGGAGGGTTTCAAAGCGGGCAGGTACCAGATTATGGTAGCCACTGACATCGCGGCACGCGGTATTGATGTCGAGGGCATCAGCCATGTGATAAACTATGACGTGCCAAAACACCCCGAGGATTATGTCCACCGAATCGGTCGTACCGGCAGGGCAGAGGCAACCGGCGACGCGATAACGCTTGTTACAGAAGAGGAAGGTCCCGAGCTTAGCCGAATTGAAAAATATACTGACAAATATCTTGAGCCAATGCTCTATCCGGATTTTGATAATGAACAGGCCGCTCCGCCGAGATTGCCGCGAGGGCCCAGAAGTGACTCCAGGCAGGGCGGACAGCGTTCACGCGGCAAGGGCGGCTCCGGCCGGCGAAGAGATTCCCGCGGAGACAGCCGGTCTGCAAAAAGCGAATCAAGCCAATCCGGCGACAAGAAGAAAAACTCCCGCCGGCGGAAACCAAAATCAGCCTCCAATTCTCAGGGAGGCGGTAAACAGGACAGCTCAAACCAGAATCAGAACAAAAAACGCCGCAGAAAACCCCGTAAAGATTC
Proteins encoded:
- a CDS encoding DEAD/DEAH box helicase, which produces MPFKSLGLSDPLVRGILATGYSAPTKIQSEAIPAALEGRDLIACAQTGTGKTAAFVLPILHRLELMDPPAKHRNPKALILTPTRELALQIEGCIQDYGRYLDIRALTVYGGSKMGSQLQALKRGIDILVATPGRLLDHMDRKSVSLSDVEVLVLDEADRMFDMGFIKDVQKIVRSVPKSRQTLLFSATISDDIDRLAGGIQKDPLTIVVGKKRNPIETINQRVYFVRKQLKPVLLKHMLNTEKMETVLIFSRTKHGADRITRNLQREGFNTIAIHSNRTQSQRLKALEGFKAGRYQIMVATDIAARGIDVEGISHVINYDVPKHPEDYVHRIGRTGRAEATGDAITLVTEEEGPELSRIEKYTDKYLEPMLYPDFDNEQAAPPRLPRGPRSDSRQGGQRSRGKGGSGRRRDSRGDSRSAKSESSQSGDKKKNSRRRKPKSASNSQGGGKQDSSNQNQNKKRRRKPRKDSQKSD